The Prunus dulcis chromosome 3, ALMONDv2, whole genome shotgun sequence genome segment GCACACTGTGGTGATGGGTGAAGGCATGATTCCGCTGGAAGTGCAAATTCGAACAAAGGAGATGCATTTGCAAGCTGAGTTTGGATTTGCAGCTCACTGGAGATACAAGGAAGGTGACTGTAAGCACCCCTCATTTGTGCTTCAGATGGTCGAGTGGGCCAGATGGGTGGTCACTTGGCAGTGTGAGGCAATGAGCAGAGACCGGTCATCCATTGGGTATGCTGATTCAATCAAGCCACCCTGCACGTTTCCTTCACATTCTGATGACTGTCCATATTCTTACAAACCTCACTGTGGTCAAGATGGGCCGGTGTTTGTCATCATGATAGAGAATGAAAAGGTTTGTTTTAGAAAACCTTCTGTGtatgtttataatttcatatattttgaaCTTGTTTAATTGGTTTCTAGTTggtttcaagctttatctaaACCTAATGATAGTATGTGTATCGGGTGGGACTTAAAGTCCCACTAAGTCAATGGCCTTGAAGTTTTTCTATGGTTTAGTAGTCTTGAACTGATGTTCTGTAATTCTTTTGGTTTCGCAAATGCTTTCATTTACTATGCATGTTGTCTAAAGTGGTGATAACTATATGACATATTGTTTAATGTCCATATAGTAGGCACAGAAGAGACTAAGAGGCAAAAGTGATATGGTGTGTGTTTTAATTGCTTGCATTTTATAATGGAAAGGCATAAAAGTCTTGATGTAAAGTAGTTTTTGTGTAGGGagtttgttttcaaatttgaatatatatatatttttattttcattttaaagtACTTGGCTTACACTCAAATAAGTGtatggaaatattttttttttataaatgtgTAACAAGTACTTATTAACCATGCATCTGACCGTGTTTGTTCTAATTATGCAGATGTCTGTTCAAGAGTTTCCTACAAACTCCACGATTATGGATCTGCTGGAAAGAACTGGGCGAGGGAGCTTGAGATGGACACCATACGGGTTCCCGCTGAAGGAAGAACTGAGGCCTAGGCTGAACCATGCGGCAGTGAGTGATCCTACATGCAAGCTGCAGATGGGGGATGTGGTGGAGCTGACTCCAGCAATTCCTGATAAGTCTTTGACAGAGTACAGGGAAGAGATTCAGCGCATGTACGACCGGGGCATGAGTGTATCAAGTACAGGTCCTGCTGCTAGTAGTATGGTGGGTTGGAGAAGTTGACCCCTGCTCGATTCTCTCTCATTTATGGTGTATCTAGTGACACTTAAGTCATTCTTGTATATAAATCAAAAAAGCAGTTGTAAAGAACAGCTACATGGTTCTGTTATTTGATGACTAACCGAATTCAACAAGTTGTTAAAACGGTTTATCTTGAGAGTTCTCATATTGAATGCAATATATCTTTCATGATACTCCTTTCCAATCTGATTGGTTACATTATGCCTAATGCATGCTTCTAAAAAGTTGATGTATATTGTCGGATGACTGAAACTTGGCAACGTGCTTTTTACATCCTTTTGGTTTTATCTTGTTAAGGCAAATTCTCACCTCTCTCACCATATTGACTAATTGGTATTAGAAACTGATGGAGAAAACGTACAAAATCTTTCATGATGCTGATCATCATAAGCTTTCTTGAGCCTGATTTGTAGCAAGgggggaaaaacaaaagcatcaTGCTCTCTTCGCATAATCAATTAATCATTCAAAAAACTATCAATGACCATATGGCGTACGCATTCAAATAATTGTGAAGGAACAAGATTGCGGAAGTAAACAACATAATATTTAAACAGAACATTCTTTTACATGTATACAGATCGAATACGAGTCAGAATCTCTAGTAAGTGAACTGTTGTCTCATCTCACATCTCTGGACTACAATCCCTCAGGCTGATTGATGTACCATGTAATCTCTCACTTGGTGCGTTTAGCAAGGGGAAAGGATACCCTTTGGGGAGTACCCTGAGGCAGATCAGAGGGCTTCTGTTCCTGGGGGGGATTGGGTTCAGCAggttcttcatcttcctccaTTTCTTCTACTGCTTGAGCAGATTGTTTCTTTGGGATTGCCAATTGATAGTTTGGGCTGATCAATGTGTCCTGTTCAGGTGGCAATGCCACACCAGGCCCTGCAATTGATTTTGGTAATGGGATTTTGTTCCTGTTTCTAGCCAACTCCAGTAGCACCTGATAATGGCCGAATAATACACATAAGCTGATTGATTTCATAACGAAAAGGGTACATTTTTTGATGCGTAGTGTAATACAATTTTGTTACATGAACTCAAATTTACCAGAAGAAATGAAAGGGAGTGAAATATATTACCTCTCTTGGAGGGGGCTGTGAGAAGCTGAAATTAACCTTGGACTGTATAGCAAGCTTGACATCGTCACAATCAATTGCGGGCTTACCAGCATGTTCTGAGTAGACCTGTGCATCAGTGAGCACATCGACCACATATCGATACCACAGCTCCAAGAATTGGTGAATAACACGAGGCTCATATTCCTCCACACCCATCGATTTTAACAGCGTTTTCACAATCTTTGCATCTCTGGGCAAGTCCTCATCTTCCCCTGCCATTTTTCTGGTTCCGGGTACTTCTGCTAGGCAGGGCCAGAGCAGTTGGGATGGGCTAAACCTCCAAACTACtacacttcttcttctttcaacaATCTGGACTCTTGTATAAGTCAATCAGCAAGCTATACAGCTCTGTTACTCCAAGGACAACAGAAACTGTAGCAAGAATAGCCTGGACATAGAGCAGTATCAGAAATAAGTATTTAGAGGAGCAGAATAACACAATCAGAACAGCACACCAGCACAAATTTGAGGCAGTAATTGATGAATATACAAAACTTTGATGCAAGTGAAATATTGTAgcaccaaaaatgaaaaggaaacacaGTCAGAGTCAATTTCATCAAGATACAAAAAGGGttccataaaaaaataaaataaaaacaccaaaTTTTGGTTCACGGCGCAAATCAATCTTCCCTGCCTATTGGAAATTTGTACATTACCTCCACAAATTTGCACACGGAAAGGTTGAATTTTATATTACAATTGTGTCCATCGAACAAGAGAAAGTTCCACATATATCATTTGATTATTtccagaacacagaaaccatTCTGCTCGGTGAAAAAGCAGAACTTATCTATTGGTGTACTGGATTTTATGTCAATTTTCTTCAGTGGAAGACCTAAGTACTAAATCCTAAATAAAACTTACCCAAATCGATAATAGAATaccaaaatcaaagaaattcaaaacGGAGAGAGAGCTTACCTGATTTTGTATGGCCGTTGAATTAGAAATAGTGAAGCTTTTGTGACTTGCTATTTGCTTGAGAGACACAGTGATGAGTGAATAAAACTGAAGCTAGGGCTTTGCTGATGGGTGCGCGGGAGAAGACTCAGAggaaatggagagagagagagagagagagtttgggtAATTGGGGACAATGGTAGGGATATTAATACTTATTGGGCTTAGCATTTCCTCCGTTCAAAGCTGGATTGAGGCccaactttaattttttttattataaatattttataaatgattatattttgtaattttaatttatttttgtttggaggCAGTGGAATCTACcttgtattttaatttagttttacaGTTTCAAACAATTTGATCTTCGTATGGTTTTGGGTTGTAAtaatatttgttatttttatgtaTAGAAGTGATATTAAAAGCGATattggagaaaaaggaaattgaagGGATCGTTGAGCTACATGTCTTACACTTCACAACAATTTGATCTTCGTatgattttgggttttattaataatttttttatttatatataaaaatgatTTCAAAAGCGGTATTGGAGGGTACATCAAGTAGATGGTGTACTCGgaacatataaaaatttcgcACATTGGATAAGGAAAATTGAAGACATCGTTGAGGTACAAGTTTATTGAGCTAAAAGTATTAAAAGTATAATTGCAGCTAATTATTCAGTTTGTGCATTTTTTTCACAGAGAATTGCAATACCCACATTTTGAATGAAGCAGAAAAATCTCCATTAACGAAAATACCACTTACATTATTtgatataatataattttccAGTACAATCCATTAAAGTGAAAACAACAGATAGAATTGGACTTAATTTCCCTCTCTCTATCTCCATAAGAATTCATGAACAGAACCTTGCCATGAAAGCACAAGCATCAGCAATACTAAAACCCCAGCAAGCCCCCAGCTTGAGCTCCCAATTCTTAGCACCCATGAAGGTTCAGGAGAAGGAACAAAAGAATCTCCTTGAgttgatgaagatgatgaacttgatgatgaagaagtgGTTTTAATGGCAATGATAAGTCCAGCAAGAACCATGGGAAGGACAAACCCAGAGCTCCATTTTGTCTCATAATATCTTGCATCAGTTTTTCTGGTTGTCACATATAATGGTGAGAGTACAATTGCAGATACTAGAGCCAGCACCATGGCTGTTGATCTTTGAGATGAGCTATGGCTTGTGTATGCATAGCTAGTAGCAGCCATTGGTGGGCTCAATAGTAAAAACTCAagcttggtttttctttttcttggagAAAAACCAACTTGATGATGagttatatataaaatcagaTGTGGTTGGAGATTTATAAATACAGAGAGCAAGAAGGAGGACATGGTTAAGGAATCTAGGTTGGAATGATTGTATTCGGATGACAAAAGTGATAGACAGCCGTCCAAAAAGTGCAAAAAGGAGAAAGATGAGGGGgactaaattataaaaataattgtggGATGGGTTTAAAAGTGATGATAAAGGTTAAAGAAGTTTGGAAGCTTTGGAAGTAAGGTATTTCTGATGTGTTTTTTTAGTGTGTGTTCATACATGACAATAAGCAAATGCTAGCTGTGGTTCATTATTTTGGGAAACCAGCTGTTCTTCTTAACATCTAGATTTCTCTTCAACAGGCAAAGCAAAGGTAAAGTATCAATGAGCAATctgggcaaaaaaaaaaagtatcaaTGAGCAAAAATAGAATACAATATCAGCTGAGGTAGCCCCATCTGCAAGATTTTTCTTGTAAATGGGCTATTTTGGACAGAAAAGGGGTTATTCTAAACAGAAAAGGGTCTTGAATGCTTAGGCCATTGGaccttttttctattttgggtttttgggaTGTGCAAAACTCTACTCGAGTCGTAGAATGTTGAATCAAATTAGTTAGTTGTTGAATTAACAATAGTTAAAAGATAGAGCCTCATCTATCGACTCTAGGTTTGTTTAGATTTGAAGCCAAGTATAGATAATGAATTGGGCTTATCCCATGATCTTGCCTAATTTAACCCTCCATGTCTGTTATGATGTTTTGTCATCTACTTGCTTATTTCTACTTGGCATCTTATTTTGTTGCCTTGTGTGCACTACATTTTAAAggcatttttttatattgcaTATATAGTTCTTTAAAATCTATGACAATAATGTCAATTTCtaattgtgaattttatatttttggaagtCAGTGCCCATCTTGAAGACACAGTGATGCTTTCCCATGCCCTGATCCTGTAGATTCCTACTGTACCTTATTGGTTGTGCTATCCATTCTTTAATGGCTCAACTCTTTTGGGCCCGGATGTCACacatgcttttgtttttttggtttcaagaTGTCACACATGCTTTTTAATTAGTGTGAAAACTGCAAACTTTTGCGTCACTAAGTAGAAAAAAGTGATTTTCGCAATAAATAAGTAGAAAAAAGTGATTAGCTTAGTTGAGGTATCTTCAGTTAACGACACatctcttaaaaaaaatctaaagaGAGAGtctaaaaaaagagaacagaaaaattcaataaaaaaactctattCGTACTCTCTAACAACCTCCGTCACTTTTGCAGGAATGTACTTAATTCACTCCTGCAACGCGCTCTCCAGCCTAATATCTTTACAATTACAGAGCAATCTCattgtttcctttttgtcATTTTAGGGTTGGCAAGATTGGTTTCATCATCCAAAAGAACATGCAAGTGGGTTATACAATTGTCCTCTACCTCACAAATGGGGGATGTCTTTCACTCTCTTTTTAAGTCTTGTATGGTGAATGCGTGAAGCATAGCACAATAAGCCAATGCAAGTagccaaaaaggaaaagcaatCACACAGAGAGCACTCATATATGGCCATGGCCTACCCAAAATTGTGTAATGTCCTCTCCTTCTACCTTGCAACCATCATAGCCATTTCTCAATTCTTGATTTCCATTTTACCTTATTTGAATCCAATCACACTCCTAATCACACTTGCAGATGCACTTTTATCTCTATACTTGAGATCATGTGGTCTTTGTCCCTGCACAGTTGAATTAGATGACCAAACCACAATGAACTTTTGGGTTGCAAATTCTAGGAGGTCCAATAAGCCTGCTCTTGTAATGCTTCATGGGTATGGTGGCAATTCAAAGTGGCAATTCATCCATCAAGTGGGTTCACTTTCTCAAAGTTTCAATCTGTACATACCTGATCTATTGTTCTTTGGCAAATCCTACACCAACAGGCCAGAAAGGACAGAGGTTTTCCAAGCAAAATGTGTGGCAGAAGGGTTGAAGAGATTAGGGGCGGAGAGATTTGCTGTTTACTCTGTAAGTTATGGAGGGTATGTGGCATATTGGATGGCTGAGATGTATCCAGAGTTGGTGGAGAAAGTTGTGGTTGTGAGTTGTGGGGTTGGGATGACAGAGGAGCAGAAAAGAGAGCAGATCAATAAGGTTGGAAGCAATGCATTGAATCTCCTTGTACCTGAAAGTGCTCATGATCTGAGGCTCTTGGTGAATCTGACAGTGCACAAACCTGGCCCTTCTAAGTGGGTCCCTGATATTTTCCTTCATGGGTTCATCAATGTGAGTCTAAAATTCCTCCATTTTTAGAACACCACCTTACATGGTAGATTATAGTTATTTATTCTTCAATGGCATTGGTATCTATCACGGCATAATAGTATGTTATATTGTCAAATTGTCAACAACGTAATAATTGATGTGTCTGGTCGGTGAACATTTATAGGTCACACTAATTCTAATAGCATTGGATTTGTAAGATATCAATTCCTAAATTGTATAGAGGTTTGCATGCTGCATATGCAGGTGACCTATAAACAACACAGGAAGGAGAAATTAGAGCTGGCAGAGCACTTGCTGAGGAAAAAAACAGATATAGACCTTCCCATTCTAACTCAGGTAGTTAACTTAGCCGTAATTTATAAACTTAGCCCAATTAATCTTTCTCTTCAGTCTTGTAAATGAATGTTATTATTGTGTGAAGGAAACACTGATAATTTGGGGAGACAAGGATGATGTCTTCCCTGTGTACTTGGCCTATCAGCTGCAAAGGTGACtttaaactaatttatttcttcttcatgaTCAAATTTAATCAGGATTTGAAACCAATCTGAACCTATTgttaatgttttcttttcaatctaCAGGCAGTTGGGGCCAAAATCAAAGGTGGAGATAATCAAGGACACAGGTCATGCAGTAAATATGGATTCACCCATTTCCCTGAATGCTCTGATAACTTCATTCGTTTTGGGTTACTCTTAGTGTGACAGACTTGCATTATCAAATATATTGAATGATGTATTAGTTTTGGGTTAAACAGAGACTGCTGCTGGCTGCAGATGGAGCacaaaatgtatatataagtAGGATATTTTCATGTTATTGTTGAAGTTGGAATGAAACACAGAAACAGGGttatgcttgcttatgggtcatcttttgattaatttatgCAGCTACAGCTGTGAGATGGCCTAACTTTTGCAAGCAGGCATGCCTTGAATCTTGATGTAACTTTTGTTTATCAAGAAATTGCTGTTTGTGTGCTCACTTCCTACACAACAAAACAAGCAAACACAATGGTAGATTAGATTCACACGGTCACACCATATAGAGATATGACCAATAAGCGAAATTGATGCGTTTGTGATCAGGTTAAAGGACtttctttgaacaatttttAAGATGAAAATTGCTAGGATTGTTTGTATATGGGTCGTTGGTGCATGCGTCCATATGCATCTACGGTTAGAAATCAATGTGCATGACCAACGATCACACTCATCTTAGTTATAACATTCATGGCAGCTAGGCTACCACACTGCATTATCTCAAGTTGAAAGAACACATTTAACTTGATAGGCTTCTTAATAGGAAGTCATATGCGCGTGTTGGTCACTGTTGCTAGCATAATTCTTTAATTCATTCCTCAAGTACGTGAGTTGTGCTTGActtgaaagagaaaatttcCATAACATGCAAACACCTTATATAGAATCGTACTCATGATGACAATTCAACTATTAATATTGATACTTATCTTGGGAAAATATatgagtttttatcaaaaatagccaaaatttaccccatattttcataaatgtcagtttttataaaaaaaaaaattcaaaaatagccaaaaactcacttaaaaaatactcaaatgccctcaaaactaaaacccacaaaaacctaaaaaagcaaaacatgaaaactgtaatctatgttttcatttgattttaaacataaaaactcCCCTATGTTAGTATCTATTGTCTCTGTCATTGGGCTCGAAGCTTTGGTATTATTTGTTGTCGTTAGCCATGTTGATGCTATCACCATTGGAGGCCACGCACAACCCCTTATTAGCCATATATGGACTTCAAAGTTGCTAATTAGATTCCGATATGAACTTTAACATTGCGGAGATGAATCAATAACTCTATGAGTGCcttgttaaatatataatacaaatatatggcTTATTAGAgataattaagtaattagaTAATGGAGATGAAGGAGATCATAGAACAAAAGCTTTGCTTCAACTCAATGTTGGGTGGATGCAGTACTCGGACTAGCTAGGAATCAAGTCATATTCATGGTTCAACTCCTCCAATGATATAACATGGGATCAAACCTTTGTTTTTACAtatgtttaaaatcaaattgaaaacaaagattgcattttttaaaaaaagtttttgtGGTTTTTACTTATGAGGGCGTTTGAGTAATTTTAGGTG includes the following:
- the LOC117622623 gene encoding lipase 1-like isoform X1, which codes for MQVAKKEKQSHREHSYMAMAYPKLCNVLSFYLATIIAISQFLISILPYLNPITLLITLADALLSLYLRSCGLCPCTVELDDQTTMNFWVANSRRSNKPALVMLHGYGGNSKWQFIHQVGSLSQSFNLYIPDLLFFGKSYTNRPERTEVFQAKCVAEGLKRLGAERFAVYSVSYGGYVAYWMAEMYPELVEKVVVVSCGVGMTEEQKREQINKVGSNALNLLVPESAHDLRLLVNLTVHKPGPSKWVPDIFLHGFINVTYKQHRKEKLELAEHLLRKKTDIDLPILTQETLIIWGDKDDVFPVYLAYQLQRQLGPKSKVEIIKDTGHAVNMDSPISLNALITSFVLGYS
- the LOC117622623 gene encoding lipase 1-like isoform X2; this translates as MQVAKKEKQSHREHSYMAMAYPKLYALLSLYLRSCGLCPCTVELDDQTTMNFWVANSRRSNKPALVMLHGYGGNSKWQFIHQVGSLSQSFNLYIPDLLFFGKSYTNRPERTEVFQAKCVAEGLKRLGAERFAVYSVSYGGYVAYWMAEMYPELVEKVVVVSCGVGMTEEQKREQINKVGSNALNLLVPESAHDLRLLVNLTVHKPGPSKWVPDIFLHGFINVTYKQHRKEKLELAEHLLRKKTDIDLPILTQETLIIWGDKDDVFPVYLAYQLQRQLGPKSKVEIIKDTGHAVNMDSPISLNALITSFVLGYS
- the LOC117622204 gene encoding transcription initiation factor TFIID subunit 9; the protein is MAGEDEDLPRDAKIVKTLLKSMGVEEYEPRVIHQFLELWYRYVVDVLTDAQVYSEHAGKPAIDCDDVKLAIQSKVNFSFSQPPPREVLLELARNRNKIPLPKSIAGPGVALPPEQDTLISPNYQLAIPKKQSAQAVEEMEEDEEPAEPNPPQEQKPSDLPQGTPQRVSFPLAKRTK
- the LOC117622623 gene encoding uncharacterized protein LOC117622623 isoform X3 → MQVAKKEKQSHREHSYMAMAYPKLCNVLSFYLATIIAISQFLISILPYLNPITLLITLADALLSLYLRSCGLCPCTVELDDQTTMNFWVANSRRSNKPALVMLHGYGGNSKWQFIHQVGSLSQSFNLYIPDLLFFGKSYTNRPERTEVFQAKCVAEGLKRLGAERFAVYSVSYGGYVAYWMAEMYPELVEKVVVVSCGVGMTEEQKREQINKVGSNALNLLVPESAHDLRLLVNLTVHKPGPSKWVPDIFLHGFINAVGAKIKGGDNQGHRSCSKYGFTHFPECSDNFIRFGLLLV